The DNA region CGATATATTAAAGCCTATATTAAAGAACAACACTTTTTTGAAACCTTTGACGCTTTACTATTTATAAACCTAATACTTAATGGCGGTATTTTTATTTATATAATTCAAAAAGCTTTGTCTAGCACTGTTTTAAGTCAACTTTTAATATTAAAATACGCTATTTTACTAGGTTCTTTTTTTATTGTTAAAGTATTAATTGAAAGATTGTTAGCTAGTGTTTTTAAAATAGACCATTTAATTAACAGCTACTTATTTAATAAAATTAGCTACAGAAATTATTTAGGACTTATCCTATTACCTGTTAATGCCATATTAATCTATTACGTTGACTATAGCGCAAATCTGCTATATATTTTAGGAATAAGCGTATTAGCGATTTACACAATTATTTTGTTAACATACTATAGCAAAAATCTTAATCTACTTAAGCAAAGCTTGTTTTATTTTATTTTGTATCTTTGCGCTCTCGAAATTGCACCATACATTATTGTTTATCAATTTATAGCAATAAAGTAGGTCTAAATAAATGATACGCTATATGAAAGTGAAAACAATTTTAGTCTCACAACCAGAACCTAAAATAGAAAATTCGCCTTATTTTGATCTTTCAGAAAAACAGAAAGTAAAAATCGACTTTAGACCTTTTATTCACGTAGAAGGTGTGTCATCAAAAGAAATTAGACAGCAAAAAGTAGATTTAAACAACTATACCGCTATTATCTTAACCAGTAGAAATGCTGTAGATCACTTTTTTAGAGTTGCAGAAGAAATGCGCTTTAAAGTTCCAGATACAATGAAGTATTTTTGTCAATCTGAAGCTGTTGCTTTTTACCTTCAAAAATACGTAGTTTACAGAAAACGTAAAATTTATGTTGGTAAACGTACTTTTGCTGAACTTTCTCCACTGATTAAAAAATATAAAGACGAGA from Mesoflavibacter profundi includes:
- a CDS encoding DUF4271 domain-containing protein, producing the protein MLRQINNTDIITAIFIACLLCIAISKLLFGKRFDIFSNLILTNRYIKAYIKEQHFFETFDALLFINLILNGGIFIYIIQKALSSTVLSQLLILKYAILLGSFFIVKVLIERLLASVFKIDHLINSYLFNKISYRNYLGLILLPVNAILIYYVDYSANLLYILGISVLAIYTIILLTYYSKNLNLLKQSLFYFILYLCALEIAPYIIVYQFIAIK
- a CDS encoding uroporphyrinogen-III synthase, producing the protein MKVKTILVSQPEPKIENSPYFDLSEKQKVKIDFRPFIHVEGVSSKEIRQQKVDLNNYTAIILTSRNAVDHFFRVAEEMRFKVPDTMKYFCQSEAVAFYLQKYVVYRKRKIYVGKRTFAELSPLIKKYKDEKFLLPTTDKLKPEVPETLNGLGVNWKEAIFYRTVISDLSDLADVYYDILVFFSPSGIESLFHNFPDFKQNNTRIAVFGNTTIKAVEAKGLRVDISAPTPETPSMTMALEKYIKEVNKGK